From the genome of Caloranaerobacter sp. TR13, one region includes:
- a CDS encoding DNA-3-methyladenine glycosylase I codes for MKKRCGWVTNDPIYVRYHDEEWGVPIHDDGKLFEFLVLETFQAGLSWITILKKRENFRKAFDNFDPVKISNYDENKIEELMKNKGIIRNRKKIEAVINNAKAFLKIQKEFGSFDKYLWQFVGNKPIVNSWTDEPLIPSKTELSEKISKDLKKRGFKFFGPTICYAHMQAVGMVNDHITNCFRYKEIIEGY; via the coding sequence ATGAAAAAAAGATGTGGATGGGTAACTAATGACCCTATATATGTAAGATATCACGATGAAGAATGGGGAGTACCTATTCATGATGATGGAAAACTATTTGAATTTTTAGTATTAGAGACATTTCAAGCAGGTCTTAGTTGGATTACTATCCTTAAAAAAAGAGAAAATTTTAGAAAAGCATTTGATAATTTTGATCCTGTAAAAATATCAAACTATGATGAAAATAAAATTGAAGAGCTAATGAAAAATAAGGGTATTATTAGAAATAGAAAAAAGATTGAAGCAGTAATTAATAATGCTAAAGCTTTTTTAAAGATTCAAAAGGAATTCGGAAGCTTTGATAAATATTTATGGCAGTTTGTTGGTAATAAGCCGATAGTAAATTCGTGGACAGACGAACCCTTGATACCTTCTAAAACAGAGTTATCTGAAAAAATAAGCAAAGATTTAAAGAAAAGAGGATTTAAATTTTTTGGTCCAACAATTTGCTATGCTCACATGCAGGCAGTAGGAATGGTAAATGATCATATTACAAATTGTTTTAGATATAAAGAAATAATTGAGGGATATTAG
- a CDS encoding 4Fe-4S dicluster domain-containing protein — protein sequence MKRIDERDTMFARMNYKKGTPQYEDYYKRNKDKKEIDDDIRSRPQICGEGTATYSPVNSPIAVANFRFLGNITNLVEGEINPDKVEANAEDMTKKIKGLAKYYGAKLVGIAKMEEYHYYSHRGRRDEVYGQEVEAKHPYGIVFAIEMDKNMINRAPQVSEVIETSKAYVDAAIIGMLLSYYIRELGYDARNHMDGNYLVVAPLVARDAGIGDIGRKGIIITREYGSRVRLGVVTTDIPLIPDERIDFGLEEFCKICKRCVRTCPGRAIPPGDPVEIDGIKRWQIKQEDCYKMWRSLGTDCGICISSCPFSQGIDLELIDRIKGSKEVIEEILEEHDKKYGIRPYIKDPPDWIK from the coding sequence TTGAAAAGGATAGATGAAAGAGATACAATGTTCGCGAGGATGAACTATAAAAAAGGTACGCCTCAGTATGAAGACTATTATAAAAGGAATAAGGATAAAAAGGAAATAGATGATGATATTAGAAGTAGACCTCAAATATGTGGAGAGGGTACAGCTACTTATAGCCCAGTAAATTCACCAATTGCAGTAGCAAACTTCAGATTTTTAGGTAATATAACGAATTTGGTAGAAGGAGAAATTAATCCTGATAAAGTTGAAGCTAATGCGGAAGACATGACAAAAAAGATAAAGGGATTAGCAAAGTATTATGGAGCTAAGCTAGTTGGAATAGCAAAGATGGAAGAATATCACTACTACAGTCATAGAGGTAGACGAGATGAGGTATATGGTCAAGAAGTTGAAGCTAAGCATCCTTATGGAATAGTTTTTGCAATTGAAATGGATAAAAATATGATTAATAGAGCACCTCAAGTATCTGAAGTGATAGAAACATCAAAAGCGTATGTAGATGCAGCTATAATAGGAATGCTTTTATCTTATTATATTAGGGAGTTAGGTTATGATGCAAGAAATCATATGGATGGTAATTATTTAGTTGTAGCTCCGCTTGTAGCAAGAGATGCAGGAATTGGCGATATAGGAAGAAAGGGAATAATAATAACTAGAGAATACGGTTCAAGGGTTAGATTAGGAGTAGTTACTACAGATATACCACTAATACCCGATGAGAGAATAGATTTTGGATTAGAGGAATTTTGTAAGATATGTAAAAGATGTGTAAGAACATGCCCAGGTAGAGCGATTCCTCCAGGTGATCCAGTAGAGATAGATGGAATAAAGAGATGGCAAATAAAACAGGAAGATTGCTATAAGATGTGGAGAAGTTTAGGTACTGATTGTGGAATATGTATAAGCAGTTGTCCATTTAGTCAAGGTATAGATTTAGAATTAATAGATAGAATAAAAGGATCAAAAGAAGTAATTGAAGAAATATTAGAAGAACATGATAAAAAGTATGGTATAAGACCATATATAAAGGATCCACCAGACTGGATTAAATAA